Proteins encoded by one window of Cyanobium sp. NS01:
- a CDS encoding S8 family peptidase: protein MPPSNAMATAKKPTGRSRRSSTAHSSAATATALAAARTVIYCHGISNMPPERELRSQWDQALFGAEQGERTRMAYWVDRERYPQAAGVSIRSIGEENALLQPQGASLLEASISHSDAPVESQAFVEALSEQLQQAAFTAAQQGAPLGGPAALSMEAKGLWSPVTALFTKVFMADVNDFLFNKAKRARMVQTVKERVVTGGGPFVVIGHSQGSMVTYQALIELAEERPGLEVDLFLTIGSPLGLPQVTDVLQKWHGKALPIPAAVKRWVNIAQDGDIVCLDQSLADEYSAAGKPAVVDERVEGLVWPPSKAHAAERYLSRRDTQVTVMGAVDRSRFQPVSPVTVARNLADSLDDDARKRRPVLIELIDRAPAGAQQAPGAKGGDASLQATKARVLAWIDSHVLQGPITADTVFLEDQLEHYVAVNLNRAEVETLACDLSQHYGSASPAVYRMFSNSKKRALIRHSIHTVQARTAQLGYNAHGQGITWAVLDTGIDRHHPHFHNPAFGPEGSIAADWDCTGRGAVQPASGNDPNGHGTHVAGVIAGGLILAGGAEGAEPIEMLGMAPRARLVTYKVLADNGSGYDAWILKAIDHIWHQNQSSRRLTIQGVNLSLGGAFDPASFGCGDSPLCASLLRLVRQGVLVVLAAGNEGSGDIVVNGASSTRSFDLSIGDPANLEEAIAVGSVHPTLPHRYGTSYFSSRGPTADGRLKPDLVGPGERILSCRSSSDPDRSASHDPGQSLDELYIPLSGTSMAAPHISGVLAAFLSVRPEFIGYPERVKQILLEHCTDLKRDRYHQGAGLPNLSKMLLHT, encoded by the coding sequence GTGCCCCCCTCCAACGCCATGGCCACCGCCAAGAAGCCCACCGGCCGCAGCCGCCGCTCCAGCACTGCCCACAGCTCCGCAGCCACGGCAACGGCCCTCGCCGCTGCCCGCACGGTGATCTACTGCCACGGCATCTCCAACATGCCGCCGGAGCGGGAGCTCCGCTCCCAGTGGGATCAGGCGCTGTTTGGCGCCGAGCAGGGCGAGAGGACCCGCATGGCCTACTGGGTCGACCGCGAGCGCTACCCCCAGGCGGCGGGTGTGTCGATCCGCTCGATCGGGGAGGAGAACGCCCTGCTGCAGCCCCAGGGCGCAAGCCTTCTGGAAGCCTCGATCAGCCACAGCGACGCGCCGGTCGAGTCGCAGGCCTTCGTGGAGGCCTTGAGCGAGCAGCTGCAGCAGGCCGCTTTCACGGCAGCCCAGCAAGGCGCCCCCCTGGGGGGGCCTGCGGCGTTGTCGATGGAGGCCAAGGGCTTGTGGAGTCCGGTGACGGCCCTGTTCACCAAGGTGTTCATGGCCGACGTGAACGACTTCCTGTTCAACAAGGCCAAGCGCGCCCGCATGGTGCAGACGGTGAAGGAGCGGGTGGTCACCGGAGGCGGCCCCTTTGTGGTGATCGGCCACAGCCAGGGGAGCATGGTCACCTACCAGGCCCTGATCGAGCTGGCCGAGGAGCGGCCCGGGCTGGAGGTGGACCTGTTCCTCACCATCGGCTCCCCCCTGGGGCTGCCCCAGGTGACGGATGTGCTCCAGAAGTGGCACGGCAAGGCGCTGCCGATTCCCGCGGCGGTGAAGCGCTGGGTGAACATCGCCCAGGACGGCGACATCGTCTGCCTGGATCAGTCCCTGGCCGATGAATACAGCGCCGCGGGCAAACCCGCCGTGGTGGATGAACGGGTGGAGGGGCTGGTGTGGCCGCCGAGCAAGGCCCACGCCGCCGAGCGCTACCTGAGCCGCCGCGACACCCAGGTCACGGTGATGGGCGCGGTGGACCGCTCCCGTTTCCAGCCTGTGAGCCCCGTGACGGTGGCCCGCAACCTGGCCGACTCCCTCGATGACGACGCCAGGAAGCGGCGGCCGGTGCTGATCGAACTGATCGACCGTGCCCCGGCCGGCGCCCAGCAGGCCCCTGGGGCAAAGGGGGGGGACGCTTCCCTCCAGGCCACCAAGGCCAGGGTGCTGGCCTGGATCGACAGCCATGTGCTCCAGGGTCCGATCACTGCCGACACGGTGTTTCTGGAAGACCAGCTGGAGCACTACGTGGCGGTGAACCTCAACCGCGCCGAGGTGGAGACCCTGGCCTGCGACCTGAGCCAGCACTACGGCAGCGCCTCCCCGGCGGTGTACCGGATGTTCAGCAACAGCAAGAAACGGGCCCTGATCCGGCACTCCATCCACACGGTGCAGGCCCGCACCGCCCAGCTCGGCTACAACGCCCACGGCCAGGGCATCACCTGGGCCGTGCTCGACACGGGCATCGACCGCCACCATCCCCATTTCCACAACCCGGCCTTCGGCCCGGAGGGCAGCATCGCCGCGGACTGGGACTGCACCGGGCGCGGCGCCGTGCAGCCCGCCAGCGGCAATGACCCCAACGGCCACGGCACCCACGTGGCGGGGGTGATCGCCGGGGGCCTGATCCTTGCTGGCGGCGCTGAGGGGGCCGAGCCGATCGAGATGCTGGGCATGGCCCCGAGGGCCCGCCTGGTCACCTACAAGGTGCTGGCCGACAACGGCAGCGGCTACGACGCCTGGATCCTCAAGGCCATCGACCACATCTGGCACCAGAACCAGAGCAGCCGCCGTCTGACGATCCAGGGGGTGAACCTGAGCCTGGGGGGCGCCTTCGATCCGGCCAGCTTCGGCTGCGGCGATTCGCCCCTGTGCGCCTCCCTGCTGCGGCTGGTGCGCCAGGGAGTGCTGGTGGTGCTGGCGGCGGGCAACGAGGGCAGCGGCGACATCGTGGTGAATGGCGCCAGCTCCACCCGCTCCTTCGATCTCTCGATCGGCGATCCCGCCAACCTGGAGGAGGCGATCGCCGTGGGCTCGGTGCACCCCACCCTGCCCCACCGCTACGGCACCTCCTACTTCTCCTCCCGGGGCCCCACGGCCGATGGCCGCCTCAAGCCGGATCTGGTGGGTCCGGGGGAGCGGATCCTCTCCTGCCGCAGCAGCAGCGATCCCGATCGCAGCGCCAGCCACGACCCGGGCCAGAGCCTCGATGAGCTCTACATCCCTCTCTCGGGCACGAGCATGGCGGCGCCCCACATCTCCGGCGTGCTGGCCGCCTTCCTCTCGGTGCGTCCGGAGTTCATCGGCTATCCCGAGCGGGTGAAGCAGATCCTGCTGGAGCACTGCACCGACCTCAAACGCGACCGCTACCACCAGGGCGCCGGGCTGCCCAACCTCTCCAAGATGCTGTTGCACACCTGA
- a CDS encoding sodium-dependent bicarbonate transport family permease: MSDFLELFIKQIQSPTLGFLIGGIVVASFGSQLAIPDAIYKFITFFLLLKIGLSAGIAIRNSNLAEILLPALAAVLIGILIVLIAQYTLGKMPGIKFTDAIATGGLFGAVSGSTLAAVLPQLESAGIQYEAWSAALYPFMDIPALVTAIVVASVYTGRKSADTSEKVEIWPIIKDSLQSSAVTAMLLGVGLGILTRPERVYEGFFDPLFRGFLSILMIIMGMEAAQRMNELRKVAQWFAIYAFISPLLHGFIAFGVGLIIHKITGFSIGGAVVLAVIAASSSDISGPPTLRAGIPTANPSAYLGASTAIGTPVAIAIGIPLFIGLAEYMLAQ, encoded by the coding sequence TTGTCTGACTTTCTTGAGCTTTTCATAAAGCAGATTCAGTCTCCAACCCTAGGCTTCCTGATCGGTGGCATCGTTGTCGCCTCATTCGGTAGCCAGCTGGCAATCCCGGATGCAATTTACAAGTTCATCACTTTCTTCTTGCTTTTGAAGATTGGTTTGAGCGCAGGTATTGCGATTCGCAACTCCAACCTTGCAGAAATTCTGCTGCCAGCCCTTGCCGCTGTGCTGATCGGCATCCTGATTGTACTGATTGCTCAGTACACTCTAGGAAAGATGCCAGGCATCAAATTCACTGATGCCATCGCAACAGGTGGACTTTTTGGCGCTGTGAGTGGTTCCACCCTCGCCGCCGTTCTGCCCCAGCTTGAGTCGGCAGGAATCCAGTACGAGGCTTGGAGCGCTGCCCTTTATCCGTTCATGGACATCCCGGCGCTGGTGACGGCGATCGTGGTGGCCAGCGTTTACACAGGTCGTAAATCCGCTGACACGTCCGAGAAAGTCGAAATCTGGCCGATCATCAAAGACAGCCTGCAGAGCTCTGCTGTCACGGCGATGCTGCTTGGTGTTGGTCTTGGCATCTTGACCAGGCCTGAGCGTGTCTATGAAGGATTTTTTGATCCTCTCTTCCGCGGCTTCCTTTCAATCCTCATGATCATCATGGGTATGGAGGCTGCACAGCGTATGAATGAGCTGCGCAAGGTGGCCCAGTGGTTTGCCATCTATGCCTTCATTTCGCCTCTACTTCATGGTTTTATTGCCTTTGGCGTCGGCCTGATCATTCACAAGATCACTGGCTTCAGCATCGGTGGCGCTGTTGTGCTGGCTGTGATCGCTGCATCCAGTTCTGATATCTCTGGGCCGCCGACTCTTCGAGCGGGTATTCCTACCGCGAATCCCTCTGCTTATCTAGGTGCCTCCACCGCCATAGGAACGCCAGTAGCGATCGCTATCGGCATTCCGCTCTTCATCGGGCTTGCGGAGTACATGCTTGCCCAGTAA
- a CDS encoding polysaccharide deacetylase family protein, producing the protein MVVPPAFGALSVPALAGLAEMAGSVLPGLVVAALVLGLAGAVLLVPSWLIRGLLAPLNPQVLFCGPGQERRLALSLDDGPSGPGSEALLELLRQLELPATFFLIGSHLPLDPSFPRRALEQGHSLGNHLWRDERASALPRPVFLRQLQATERAIEAAAAPQRLSWRWFRPGQAWFHPAMLAWLAPQGYRLVLGSIFPWDTLRPPIWFVRRFVAINAHPGGILVLHDTPALSGRTLQILRLIIPDLRRRGYRFVPLAELV; encoded by the coding sequence ATGGTTGTCCCCCCCGCCTTCGGGGCCTTGAGCGTGCCGGCCCTGGCGGGGCTCGCCGAGATGGCAGGGTCTGTGCTGCCCGGTTTGGTCGTGGCCGCCCTGGTGCTGGGCCTGGCCGGCGCCGTGCTGCTGGTTCCCAGCTGGCTGATCCGCGGGTTGCTCGCCCCGCTCAACCCGCAGGTGCTGTTCTGTGGGCCAGGCCAGGAGCGGCGCCTGGCCCTCAGCCTTGATGACGGCCCCAGTGGGCCAGGCTCCGAGGCACTGCTGGAGCTGCTGCGGCAGCTGGAGCTGCCGGCCACCTTTTTCCTGATCGGTTCTCATCTGCCCCTGGACCCCTCCTTTCCCCGCCGGGCCCTGGAGCAGGGCCACAGCCTCGGCAATCACCTCTGGCGCGATGAACGGGCCAGCGCCCTGCCCCGGCCCGTGTTCCTGCGGCAGCTCCAGGCCACGGAGCGGGCGATCGAGGCGGCAGCCGCGCCGCAGCGCCTCTCCTGGCGCTGGTTTCGGCCCGGGCAGGCCTGGTTTCACCCGGCGATGCTGGCCTGGCTGGCGCCGCAGGGCTACCGGCTGGTGCTCGGCTCCATCTTCCCCTGGGACACACTGCGGCCGCCGATCTGGTTCGTGCGCCGGTTCGTGGCGATCAACGCCCACCCCGGCGGCATCCTGGTGCTGCACGACACGCCGGCCCTGAGCGGCCGCACCCTGCAGATCCTGCGCCTGATCATCCCCGACCTGCGCCGCCGCGGCTACCGCTTCGTGCCCTTGGCGGAGCTGGTGTGA
- a CDS encoding ligase-associated DNA damage response exonuclease: MPLPPDALLQLSPQGLYCPAAAAWIDPWRPVPRALITHAHADHARPGCGEYWAIEASEPILRQRLGAAIQLLPVSYGEVLRIGDARVSFHSAGHVLGSAQIRVEAGGESWLVSGDYKRCADPSCAPFEPVTADVFITEATFALPIYRWQSGAAVAGQIRSWWQAAPERPSLLFAYAFGKAQRLLAELHAIGVGEEVLLHGAVDTLMPAYRQAGVAMPPTRPLTALDKGEALAGRLVIAPPSAHRSAWMKRFKGPQTAFVSGWMAVRGARRRRGYERGFVMSDHADWDGLIRSVRDSQAQQVYVTHGNSDGLARYLREVEGIAADPLDGHFSEERGQEESQP; the protein is encoded by the coding sequence ATGCCCCTGCCCCCGGACGCCCTGCTACAGCTCAGCCCCCAGGGCCTCTACTGCCCGGCGGCGGCGGCCTGGATCGACCCCTGGCGGCCGGTGCCCCGGGCCCTGATCACCCACGCCCACGCCGACCATGCCCGCCCCGGCTGCGGCGAGTACTGGGCGATCGAGGCCAGCGAGCCGATCCTGCGCCAGCGCCTCGGCGCCGCGATCCAGCTGTTGCCGGTGTCCTACGGCGAGGTGCTGCGCATCGGCGACGCCCGGGTGTCGTTCCACAGCGCTGGCCACGTGCTGGGCTCTGCCCAGATCCGCGTCGAGGCCGGCGGCGAGAGCTGGCTGGTGAGTGGCGACTACAAGCGCTGCGCCGACCCCAGCTGCGCCCCGTTCGAGCCGGTAACGGCCGATGTGTTCATCACCGAGGCCACCTTTGCGCTGCCGATCTACCGCTGGCAGAGCGGCGCCGCCGTGGCCGGGCAGATCCGCAGCTGGTGGCAGGCGGCGCCGGAGCGGCCCTCGCTGCTGTTCGCCTATGCCTTCGGCAAGGCCCAGCGACTGCTGGCGGAGCTCCACGCCATCGGCGTGGGCGAGGAGGTGCTGCTGCATGGAGCCGTGGACACCCTGATGCCGGCCTACCGCCAGGCCGGGGTGGCGATGCCGCCCACCCGGCCGCTGACGGCCCTCGACAAGGGCGAGGCCCTGGCGGGCCGGCTGGTGATCGCACCGCCCTCCGCCCACCGTTCCGCCTGGATGAAGCGGTTCAAGGGTCCCCAGACGGCCTTCGTGAGTGGCTGGATGGCGGTGCGTGGCGCCCGCCGCCGCCGGGGCTATGAGCGCGGTTTTGTGATGAGCGACCATGCCGACTGGGACGGCCTGATCCGCAGCGTGCGCGACAGCCAGGCCCAGCAGGTGTACGTGACCCACGGCAACAGTGACGGGCTGGCCCGCTATCTGCGGGAGGTGGAAGGCATCGCCGCCGACCCCCTGGATGGCCACTTCAGTGAAGAGCGCGGCCAGGAGGAGAGTCAGCCATGA